The following are from one region of the Populus trichocarpa isolate Nisqually-1 chromosome 8, P.trichocarpa_v4.1, whole genome shotgun sequence genome:
- the LOC7473222 gene encoding pantothenate kinase 1 isoform X2, translating to MEHNREVEIDGNSNPIQISRLALDIGGSLIKLVFFSRNSGDDEDPPKDLVGVSSGVNGRLHFAKFETAKINDCLQFISANKLLLGGGFQHQENCTNDRSFIKAVNQEAFTYLNGSKEFVQIDHNDLYPYLLVNIGSGVSMIKVDGDGKFERVSGTSVGGGTFWGLGKLLTKSQSFDELLELSHRGDNRAIDTLVGDIYGGMDYLKIGLSSTTIASSFGKATSHNKELEDYKPEDISRSLLRMISNNIGQISYLNALRFGLKRIIFGGFFIRSHSYTMDTIAVAVHFWSKGEAKAMFLRHEGFLGALGAFMSYETHSLDDLVVNQVMPLPVNASLGTDTNYDPLKGDLNGTESIQCSVYRA from the exons ATGGAACATAATAGAGAGGTTGAAATTGATGGGAATTCAAATCCAATTCAAATATCTCGCTTGGCCCTCGATATTGGAG GATCTCTAATCAAGTTGGTGTTTTTCTCGAGAAATTCTGGGGATGATGAGGACCCACCAAAGGATTTAGTTGGAGTTTCCAGTGGTGTTAATGGAAGGCTTCACTTTGCCAAGTTTGAGACAGCCAAGATCAATGATTGCTTACAGTTTATTAGTGCCAACAAACTTCTCCTTGGTGGTG GTTTCCAGCATCAAGAAAATTGTACCAATGACAGGAGCTTTATTAAG GCAGTCAATCAGGAAGCTTTTACATACTTGAATGGCTCGAAGGAATTTGTGCAGATTGACCATAATGATTTGTATCCATATCTACTTGTTAATATTGGATCTGGAGTTAGCATGATCAAG GTGGATGGAGATGGAAAATTTGAGCGAGTTAGTGGAACAAGTGTTGGTGGTGGCACTTTTTGGGGTTTGGGAAAGTTATTAACAAAATCCCAGAG TTTTGATGAGTTGCTAGAATTGAGTCATCGGGGAGATAACAGAGCTATAGACACACTTGTTGGGGATATCTATGGTGGGATGGATTATTTAAAG ATTGGTCTCTCATCTACAACTATTGCTTCTAGCTTTGGGAAGGCAACTTCTCACAATAAAGAACTCGAAGATTATAAACCTGAGGATATTTCCCGGTCTCTTCTAAGAATGATTTCCAATAATATTGGACAG ATCTCTTACTTAAACGCACTTCGATTTGGGCTCAAGCGCATAATTTTTGGAGGATTTTTCATCCGGAGTCACTCTTATACTATGGACACCATCGCCGTTGCAGTTCACTTCTG GTCTAAAGGTGAGGCAAAAGCAATGTTTTTGCGGCACGAAGGATTTCTTGGAGCTCTAGGGGCATTCATGAGCTATGAAACGCACAGCCTTGATGATTTGGTGGTTAATCAAGTGATGCCGCTCCCGGTGAATGCATCCCTGGGCACAGATACAAATTATGATCCACTGAAGGGGGATTTAAATGGGACCGAGAGCATACAATGCAGTGTCTATCGAGCTTAG
- the LOC7473222 gene encoding pantothenate kinase 1 isoform X1: MEHNREVEIDGNSNPIQISRLALDIGGSLIKLVFFSRNSGDDEDPPKDLVGVSSGVNGRLHFAKFETAKINDCLQFISANKLLLGGGFQHQENCTNDRSFIKATGGGAYKFSELFKEKLGISLEKEDEMDCLVTGANFLLKAVNQEAFTYLNGSKEFVQIDHNDLYPYLLVNIGSGVSMIKVDGDGKFERVSGTSVGGGTFWGLGKLLTKSQSFDELLELSHRGDNRAIDTLVGDIYGGMDYLKIGLSSTTIASSFGKATSHNKELEDYKPEDISRSLLRMISNNIGQISYLNALRFGLKRIIFGGFFIRSHSYTMDTIAVAVHFWSKGEAKAMFLRHEGFLGALGAFMSYETHSLDDLVVNQVMPLPVNASLGTDTNYDPLKGDLNGTESIQCSVYRA; the protein is encoded by the exons ATGGAACATAATAGAGAGGTTGAAATTGATGGGAATTCAAATCCAATTCAAATATCTCGCTTGGCCCTCGATATTGGAG GATCTCTAATCAAGTTGGTGTTTTTCTCGAGAAATTCTGGGGATGATGAGGACCCACCAAAGGATTTAGTTGGAGTTTCCAGTGGTGTTAATGGAAGGCTTCACTTTGCCAAGTTTGAGACAGCCAAGATCAATGATTGCTTACAGTTTATTAGTGCCAACAAACTTCTCCTTGGTGGTG GTTTCCAGCATCAAGAAAATTGTACCAATGACAGGAGCTTTATTAAG GCCACAGGTGGTGGGGCATACAAGTTCTCTGAACTTTTCAAAGAAAAGCTTGGCATTAGTCTTGAGAAGGAAGATGAGATGGATTGTCTTGTGACGGGAGCAAATTTTTTGCTTAAG GCAGTCAATCAGGAAGCTTTTACATACTTGAATGGCTCGAAGGAATTTGTGCAGATTGACCATAATGATTTGTATCCATATCTACTTGTTAATATTGGATCTGGAGTTAGCATGATCAAG GTGGATGGAGATGGAAAATTTGAGCGAGTTAGTGGAACAAGTGTTGGTGGTGGCACTTTTTGGGGTTTGGGAAAGTTATTAACAAAATCCCAGAG TTTTGATGAGTTGCTAGAATTGAGTCATCGGGGAGATAACAGAGCTATAGACACACTTGTTGGGGATATCTATGGTGGGATGGATTATTTAAAG ATTGGTCTCTCATCTACAACTATTGCTTCTAGCTTTGGGAAGGCAACTTCTCACAATAAAGAACTCGAAGATTATAAACCTGAGGATATTTCCCGGTCTCTTCTAAGAATGATTTCCAATAATATTGGACAG ATCTCTTACTTAAACGCACTTCGATTTGGGCTCAAGCGCATAATTTTTGGAGGATTTTTCATCCGGAGTCACTCTTATACTATGGACACCATCGCCGTTGCAGTTCACTTCTG GTCTAAAGGTGAGGCAAAAGCAATGTTTTTGCGGCACGAAGGATTTCTTGGAGCTCTAGGGGCATTCATGAGCTATGAAACGCACAGCCTTGATGATTTGGTGGTTAATCAAGTGATGCCGCTCCCGGTGAATGCATCCCTGGGCACAGATACAAATTATGATCCACTGAAGGGGGATTTAAATGGGACCGAGAGCATACAATGCAGTGTCTATCGAGCTTAG
- the LOC127905702 gene encoding L10-interacting MYB domain-containing protein-like has product MRPNTHFDKAGWKYVMNGFKDQTGHALTKAQLKNKWDRIKKDWRIWKRLISETGVGWSAELGTISAPDEWWKAKNQEIHRARKFRHAGIDPTLCCKYDIMFTNTVATGQYAWAPSQGLNSDEDGVGERQTNAVNEDPYIEEGSGDSEEDSLPNFIVDVSNMVIDVTFANNTSNLTGSSGKRKGVQQSSQKNKKKKGCRKGIVIVFAFR; this is encoded by the exons ATGCGACCCAACACACATTTCGACAAAGCTGGGTGGAAATATGTTATGAATGGCTTTAAGGATCAAACTGGCCATGCATTAACGAAAGCACAATTAAAGAATAAGTGGGacagaattaaaaaagattggAGAATATGGAAAAGGTTGATTTCTGAAACAGGAGTAGGCTGGAGTGCTGAACTTGGAACAATTTCGGCACCTGATGAATGGTGGAAAGCTAAAAACCAG GAGATACACAGAGCAAGAAAGTTTAGGCATGCTGGAATCGATCCCACATTGTGTTGTAAATATGATATCATGTTTACAAACACTGTTGCTACCGGTCAGTATGCTTGGGCTCCATCACAGGGTCTGAATTCTGATGAAGATGGTGTCGGTGAAAGGCAAACTAACGCAGTTAATGAGGACCCTTATATTGAGGAAGGTAGTGGAGATTCTGAGGAGGATAGTCTACCAAATTTTATTGTCGATGTCAGTAATATGGTTATTGATGTCACTTTTGCCAACAACACAAGCAATCTCACTGGTAGTAGTGGGAAGAGAAAAGGTGTGCAACAAAGctcccaaaaaaataagaaaaaaaaggggtgtCGGAAAGGGATCGTAATTGTTTTCGCGTTTAGATAA
- the LOC7473221 gene encoding galactinol synthase 1, with protein MAPGVPIDGNILGTGKVSTVNTGYSKRAYVTFLAGNGDYVKGVVGLAKGLRKVKSAYPLVVAILPDVPEEHRDILRSQGCIVREIEPIYPPENQIQFAMAYYVINYSKLRIWNFEEYSKMIYLDADIQVFENIDHLFDTQDGYFYAVMDCFCEKTWSHSPQYSVGYCQQCPEKITWPAEMGSPPPLYFNAGMFVFEPSRLTYESLLERLQITPPTPFAEQDFLNMFFQKTYKPIPLLYNLVLAMLWRHPENVEVEKVKVVHYCAAGSKPWRYTGEEANMDREDIKMLVAKWWDIYNDESLDFNGENSVPEEETIFSRSSILSSMPEPAISYVPAPTAA; from the exons ATGGCCCCAGGAGTGCCTATAGATGGGAATATTTTGGGTACCGGGAAGGTTTCCACAGTTAACACTGGCTATTCTAAGAGGGCCTACGTGACATTTTTAGCCGGCAACGGGGATTATGTTAAAGGGGTAGTTGGGTTGGCTAAGGGTTTGCGCAAGGTGAAGAGTGCATACCCTCTTGTCGTAGCAATCTTGCCGGATGTGCCCGAGGAACACCGTGACATTTTGAGGTCTCAAGGTTGCATTGTTCGTGAGATCGAGCCTATTTATCCACCTGAGAACCAGATTCAGTTTGCCATGGCCTACTACGTGATCAACTACTCCAAGCTCCGAATTTGGAAT TTTGAGGAGTACAGCAAGATGATATATTTGGATGCTGATATCCAAGTGTTCGAGAATATAGACCATCTATTTGACACCCAAGATGGCTACTTCTACGCCGTGATGGACTGCTTCTGTGAGAAAACATGGAGCCACTCCCCTCAATACTCCGTCGGCTACTGCCAGCAGTGCCCGGAAAAGATAACATGGCCTGCTGAGATGGGCTCTCCTCCTCCCCTGTACTTCAATGCTGGGATGTTTGTATTTGAGCCTAGTCGTTTGACTTATGAGAGCCTTCTTGAGAGGCTGCAGATCACCCCACCAACCCCCTTTGCCGAGCAA GATTTCTTGAATATGTTTTTCCAAAAAACATACAAGCCAATCCCTCTGCTTTACAACCTGGTTTTAGCCATGTTATGGCGACATCCTGAGAACGTGGAGGTCGAGAAGGTTAAAGTGGTTCACTACTGTGCTGCT ggttCAAAACCTTGGAGATATACTGGCGAGGAAGCTAACATGGATAGAGAGGACATCAAGATGTTAGTGGCAAAATGGTGGGATATATATAATGATGAGTCCCTCGATTTCAATGGCGAAAACTCAGTTCcagaagaagaaacaatatTCTCGAGGTCATCCATCTTGTCTTCCATGCCTGAGCCTGCCATATCCTACGTCCCTGCACCAACTGCTGCTTAA
- the LOC7469060 gene encoding polygalacturonase At1g48100 yields MVNMRGFSFRSLAFMLFIVFLVWSASFDTCIARRGKHWRQSRSNPASLAKKKGKSHGNSHHQHHSGVSKPKAPPHKAPALPPPAPKEKAPKPSPPQKGSTTFNVLDFGAKGNGKSDDTKAFQAAWAAACKVEASTLIVPAEYVFLVGPISFSGPYCQANIVFQLDGTIIAPSNANAWGRGLLQWLEFTKLVGITIQGKGTIDGSGSVWWQDYPFEDPIDSESELIIPLNNTVQQHPPMPIRNELNGKMPSIKPTALRFYGSFNVTVTGITIQNSPQCHLKFDNCVGVVVHDMRVSSPGNSPNTDGIHLQNSKDVLIRSTDLACGDDCVSIQTGCTNVYIHNVNCGPGHGISIGGLGKDNTKACVSNITVRDVVMHGTMTGVRVKTWQGGSGSVQGVLFSNIQVSEVQLPIVIDQFYCDKRKCKNQTSAVALSGITYENIRGTYTVKPVHFACSDALPCMDVSLTTIELKPLQEQYHLYDPFCWQTFGELKTPTMPPISCLQIGKPSGNRPQRDYDAC; encoded by the exons ATGGTAAACATGAGAGGGTTTAGCTTTAGAAGCCTCGCGTTCATGCTCTTCattgtttttctagtttggtcTGCAAGTTTTGATACCTGCATTGCTAGGAGAGGCAAGCATTGGAGGCAGAGCAGATCAAACCCAGCTTCTCTAGCcaagaagaaagggaaaagcCATGGCAACAGCCATCACCAACACCATTCTGGAGTATCAAAACCAAAAGCTCCTCCACATAAAGCTCCAGCATTACCTCCTCCTGcaccaaaagaaaaggcacCAAAACCAAGTCCACCACAGAAAGGTTCCACAACCTTTAATGTGCTTGATTTTGGGGCCAAGGGTAATGGCAAGAGCGACGATACAAAG GCATTCCAAGCTGCATGGGCAGCAGCTTGTAAGGTGGAAGCATCAACGTTGATTGTTCCAGCAGAATATGTATTCCTCGTGGGACCTATTTCTTTCTCTGGTCCGTACTGCCAAGCAAACATTGTATTTCAA ttgGATGGCACAATTATTGCCCCATCAAACGCCAATGCTTGGGGTAGAGGTCTCTTGCAGTGGCTTGAATTCACCAAGCTTGTCGGAATCACAATTCAGGGAAAAGGCACCATAGATGGGAGTGGCTCAGTATGGTGGCAAGACTACCCATTTGAAGATCCTATAGACAGTGAATCGGAACTCATTATTCCACTGAACAACACAGTACAACAACACCCACCAATGCCG ATAAGAAACGAGCTCAACGGGAAAATGCCAAGCATCAAGCCCACA GCACTAAGATTTTATGGAAGTTTCAATGTGACAGTCACAGGCATAACAATTCAAAACAGCCCACAATGCCACCTCAAGTTTGACAACTGCGTAGGAGTTGTTGTGCATGATATGAGAGTCTCATCTCCCGGAAACAGCCCAAATACAGATGGAATCCACCTGCAGAACTCCAAAGACGTGTTAATTCGTAGCACAGATCTTGCTTGCG GAGATGACTGTGTTTCTATACAAACTGGATGCACGAATGTATACATACACAATGTTAATTGTGGACCAGGACATGGAATCAGCATCGGAGGTCTGGGAAAAGATAATACAAAAGCCTGTGTCTCAAATATCACTGTACGAGATGTTGTTATGCATGGCACAATGACAGGTGTCAGAGTTAAGACATGGCAG GGTGGATCAGGCTCTGTACAGGGAGTACTGTTCTCAAACATTCAAGTCTCTGAGGTTCAACTTCCAATTGTGATTGATCAATTCTATTGCGACAAACGCAAATGCAAAAACCAAACGTCAGCAGTAGCTCTATCAGGAATCACCTATGAAAACATAAGAGGGACATACACGGTAAAGCCTGTACACTTTGCCTGCAGTGATGCCCTACCATGCATGGATGTCAGTCTAACTACCATAGAGCTAAAGCCACTACAAGAACAGTATCACCTCTACGATCCGTTCTGCTGGCAGACTTTTGGAGAGTTGAAAACTCCTACCATGCCTCCAATTAGCTGCCTACAGATTGGCAAGCCATCAGGCAACCGCCCTCAGAGAGATTATGATGCATGTTGA